Below is a window of bacterium DNA.
CCGAAGGGGTCTCCGTGGAGGTCGTGGACCCGCGCAGCCTGGTGCCGCTCGACTGGGACACGATCGTCGCCTCGGTCCGCAAGACCGGGCGGCTGGTGGTGGCCGATCCGGCCCGCCGCTTGTGCGGCCTGGCCGCGGAGGTGATCGCCGGCGTGTCCGAGAGGGCCTGGGACTCCCTGCGCTCCCGGCCATGCCGGGTCACCTGGCCGGACATTCCCGTTCCGTTCAGCCCCGTGCTCGAGGGAAGGCTCGACGTGGGCGCCGATGACCTGGAGCAGGCCATCCGGACGACCATGGGCAGCCCGGCGGTAGACGGCTCGGCGTGAGGGGAGGGAGGCCGGTATGCAGGTGATACTTCCCAAATGGGGCGTGTCGATGCAGGACGCGGTGTTGATCCGCTGGCTGAAGGCGGTGGGTGCGCCGGTCGTCAAGGGCGAGCCCCTGGCCGAGTTCGAGACCGACAAGGTCGAGGTCGAGCTGGAGTCTCCGGCCTCGGGCGTCCTGACCCGGGTGTACGCCTCCGAGGATGACATCGTGGACGTCGGCGCTGTGATTGCCGAGATCCAAGAGACTCCCTAGCCGGCCCTTGGCTGCGCCCGACTATCCCGGCGGTGACCTGGTTGTAGACCTT
It encodes the following:
- a CDS encoding lipoyl domain-containing protein, whose protein sequence is MQVILPKWGVSMQDAVLIRWLKAVGAPVVKGEPLAEFETDKVEVELESPASGVLTRVYASEDDIVDVGAVIAEIQETP